The region ctagtaatcagaaggtcgctggttcaagctccacctcTACCAGGGTGCTCCTGTTGGGCGCTTAAGCaaagcctttaaccctcaattcagctcagactgtaaactgtaatgtaagtcgctttggataaagacgtctaCTAAATcccaaatatgtatatatattgtatgtatatttgttatggcctttaaatttttcaaaaaataatagaatttaaaccatttcataaacagaaaaaaaaactaactcAAAACTAACCCTtctaaaagataaaataaaataaactcagTTGCGTGAAATCCATCCAATTCATTTTACACTTGCATTTCCTCAAACCGTATATTGGCCTTGGTTATTTTAAGCCCCACACACAATTGGCTAAACCATGAAGCTGCCGCACTTTTTAAATGCaaacaacagtaataaaatagatttgtgattttttaaatgattgaaaaaaacaataattagcTCATGTTGTGGAATATTGTTGTGGCGGGCAGTGCGATTGTTTTGGGGTCAGATATTGTAAGCCAAAAACCCTTActctattatttcatttataatcGAATGATTCACAACAGTATTTCTAATCTCAAGCACACAATAAAACGCGAAATTCACATGAACGAAAATGCCACGTTAAgcagtttaaaatatttaagtaaATTAAGTACATTGATCACCATTTAAAACCCACACAAGACGTGAATCAATATTTCACCATCAAGTCACTTTCAACGTCAATTAATTTTGAACAATATATATCTATAATATAGTCTAATTAGCCTATATTGATTTAATAAGTCAATGTCATTTTCGTTAATACAGTTGTAAGTCCTACACGAATAATTACTGTGTAAATGATATATTTGTGTGGAAGTCCTGGGTAACAGGGTAAATGTAACCCAGgcaaacacacaaccaccacgcAACGCTGTAATTATGTTGTGAACCAACATAATTTTggcaatttttcctgctttactTTTGATCACAACTTTAGACtttctttttaatgattttaattatatatatatatatatatatatatatatatatatatatatatcttatttcatttaattacaaaattcataatatattttttacaatgtGCTAAAGAAGGAAATTGGTACACGTTGTCACAACTGAAATGGTTTCATTTGAACTTTCTATACTACAATTAACATGTCAAAACAGCGGTTGTAACAACGTCGTGAgcacatagttgtgtttgctggaaCATTTCgttgtaataaatgttaatgcGTCGCAACAGAAACCAAAACAAGACaactgtgttttaatttctaatGTTTGTCTTAGCAgggaaattaaataataaattattattattattattattattattattattattaaaagcccATGCTTCCCTTGCATGGATTTCCCTTTCAAATTTTATTTAAGGCCCATTGATTTAATCAAGTGAAAATATGTGGATTATAGAAGTGAAAGTAATACTCATATGCATACAATACTATATGTCTCTCAAGTGAATATTTCTTCAAAACAGTTCTGTTAAAATATCTGAAATAACTTCTCTTATTGATATGGTTCCCCGTAGGCATTAGTTGAACACTGGTAGTGAATACGCCAGTTCATACACGCCAAAACAGAAACATCACTATAGTGTTTTTGAATTATACTGTCAGCACAAATACATGGCAAATGCTTCTTTAATTCTGCTTTAATTGTTCAATGCTTATAGTTTAATCTctgaagttaaaaaaaaaaagaaagaaagaatgtgCGAAAATGCAGCTGTTTGCGTCAGTTAGATGCTATTTTATAAACGATTTGCTTTCATGCAAGTGTCATTGTGTTATTCTTATAAACATTTTAGAAAGATTATTAGTAAAATGTGCAACAAAACTCAACACAATGCAACCAGCGTGTTATGTTACATATCAGTGGCTGTGCTCAGATTTTTAAGACAAAtatgtgttttatttgcatCATGAGTGCTCTTTTGTCTTAACAGTACAGTGCAAGCAAGTCCAGATTACATTGAGTGAATTTACGGATCTACACAAAATCCTTTTAACAAACGAATGCAGATTTATAGTTGTTGTAAATACTGGGCAAATATTTAAGGTTTTTGTGTAGTTATTGGTGTGACTGGTGCACTTTTTGTCAATCAAACTAATAATTGTGTAACAAAGCATATTTGGTCTTTACAAACGTAAACAAATAAAAGTGCCCATGTATCCTACATTTGGTAGTCTCCTTTTTATACTCTTTACATATTGGAATGAATTTTGCAACCAATTTACAGACATCTGATGCTTCTTCTATTCCCCATGCTTAGTAGTCCTCAGGTTGCTAATATGGTTTGtcttaaattcattttaaaattaaacaatgaaaACCCTTCATACTTGATCAATCGAAATGTAATTATGTCTAATCATGACTTCATTCTCATTCCCAGATGGGTTTTTATAAACCACACAAATCCACAAGATGTCGCCATGGCTTTGCTTCAAACGAGTTTACAGTTAATACACATTGGCTGTTTTCTAATTTAACACATCAGGTTTAACTTGGTAGTAGATATGTTGATATGTGAAATCATAAATCATCAGGCTCTCAGCTGTGCACCCCTTTCCTACAGTAGGCTAATACAATGAATGTTTATCAAGTAATTCCTTTTTAAAATCCTTCTTCGTTTGGTCTCAAAACCTGGCCAACATCCAAAACATCTAAAACCTGCCTCACCAGGACTTAGTGTTTATATATAGGTATTGCCATgcacatgggggggggggggggtcctagTATTTGGCTTATCAGTATCTGTTTAAATATCTTTGTATCTGTCtcgttgtgtgtgtttatttgtagGTCTTCGTAACTATTTCTGTCTTTGTATTGTTGCAAATAAGCATTACCATGCACATTTGGATGGGGGTGTCttaatattttggctcattagtgtacgtctgtctgtctgtcaatcagTCCATTCATTAATCCATACTTAAGTCTTTCTTTCaaacgtctgtctgtctgtctgtctgcctgtctcacGATAACAACTGAGCCCTACATTCATGTGGGACTGGCACAGGGAGGCAGTATGTTAACCTAATAAATGTCACTGCCTGAGGGTGGAGTCGACCTCATCACCCCTTTTAGCAGTAAATAGCCGCAAAGCAGCTTCTGTCTGCATTATAAGAAGAGCTCAACACAAAAAGCAACACCTCCCATCCCGGAGCTCAGTTACCTACTGATATTGAACAGAATAATGCTGCACTATAATTTATACTTCAGGGACATCTATTTGTATTAATTTGCTATGTCACCGAGAGGAAACGGCTTGCTTCACTTTCTACAATCTTTATGTTTTCTTTGGTCCTGTAAGGCGGACCTGTGCAGCTGGAGTGGAAGGTGGGTATCGAACAGTTGCTCTGTGCTTTTTGAACGTTGCATTGGCAGTAAGTGTTTATGTGCTTAATTGTTCGTAAAACTTAGATGCTTATTTCAGGAAGGTTCCTACAAGATAATTATAGGCAAACCCAAATAACAATATTAGTTCCTATTACATTTATCAGGACTAAAACAGTCCAATAGTATGCATGCTGTttgtaatacaaataataaaatacacttttgCTTGTCATATAGAGTACAGACGTTTTACTACGTATCTGATACATACATGCCTTCTATTTTAGAACTGTAAAGAAGAGTGTAGAAAAGTACCATTACTAAACATAGGGCTACTTTAAACACCCCAGTCAAAATACAAATTGTGTGTTTGCTATTATATTATCAGGTCTTCCTAAATGCTTAAATATCCTATTCATTATGTTTGTTTACAGATTTATTTGTTCAGGAGCTTCAGAAATTCTGTGAATTAACTTAATAAAACCTAAACCAGCCTGGTTTCTTTTGATTTATATAGTTATCcaaattgtaataaaataatggcTTTATTAATCACACGTGGCTCACCAGTAGCatctttaaaatgtattgttaaGTAGGAAATTAACTAAAATATGCCTTTCTCTTTACATGTTCCTCATGATTTTATAACACCATCCATAGATGTACCTAACCTTTTTTAAGTCATTTATGTTACTAcagctgaatgaatgaataaatgaatgaatcagtgAGCCTCTTGTTATCTAGTGTCCCATATTTGCAGATttcctattatgtttaaatgtttgctGTGAAACTAGAAAACcaataaaacaatgaataatGGCTTTGCTATTTACACTTCCTTTACATTGCACTGAtctggatgtgtttgtgtatttatccTCAGTGGTCTGGCAGGCTCCTCTCTGTCCGGCTCAGTACAGCAGGTGCGCCTGCGCTGTTCTGCCGGCTCTGTGACTTGGTTCTCTCCTCGCCATGCTTTGCGGGTCGTCCTGCAGCCCAACGTGTGGAGCGCTTCTAATACCACTGTGTGCATTAAAGCTTTGCGGGGGTTCCGGAGTGCTACTGTGTATGTGGAGCGCTCAGAGAGGCTCGACCTGCTGCTGCAGGATGATCAGTCTCCAGAGCAGGTTCGCTGTTTCCGTGTAGAAGTGCACAGTGTTGCCATTTTTCTTCAAGCCAACCCGCTGAGCCTGGAGGGGCCGAGCATTGTGGCTCTTCGTTATGAGCTGCTTCAGCAAAAAAGCAGCGTGACAAATATACCTTTAAACACAATGCATGgtaaagaacacacacacacacacacacacacacacacacacacacacactcatattctTATATGTGTTATTGAGGGAAGGCAGTTCACCATACATTTTTGATGTCTATTAAAATTCATTCATAATAGGAACAAAGggatttatgtgtttattattttattaatgattaacaaccatctatccattcattcattcatttctatGTATATAATCTGTCTTATTTGGTAAAtgaccattcattcattcattaatttattcatatgtatatcatgtttttttattaaaataaattcaaaCAGTATGTACTGTAATTTGTTTAcgcattatttattaaaaatgaggAGAGGACAAATCAGTGATTTATTGATAAtcgtaataatactaataatattctatatttattattatattcttaataatatatgtttattatataatgtatttaatatataatttgcttacagattatttattaaaaatgaggAGAAGACAAATCAGAGTGATCtattgataataacaataataatgatagtctacatttataatatattatattaatatatttatatatattttatatattatatcattttttataaatggtaatatatttataaaatatactttgtattattatattctgtattattattattactgccatCTTCAGCATGAATTATCAGGACTAAATTCCACAAATACCAACCCATTGTCCTTATATAAGGGTCTACTATTGATGACAAACACTGAGACAGAAGTCGGTGGTTGACTGACTTCTGCTCTCCCAGCATCTGCAATGGAATTCACATTTCAGTAAAACACAATACAAAGATCAGACTGAAGTCAAATTGCTTTCTTCACACATAGGACCTGTGTTGACATTCGGCATTATATACCAATTCTTCACATTCCACTGAAGGCTccttggatttttttctcataGATCCTGACACTTCTTCAGTAAGATGTGCTAACATTACACAAGTTAATTAGATTGCTGCTCCAAACAAAAATGTTCTTTGGGGTGCTAATCAAAACTGTCATTCATGCTTTGTCTCAAATAAGCAACGATTTCTGTTTACATTCACAGACGCCTGTCGACCGTGCAGTGacttggagatactaaaagctGTCTGCACCAGTGACTTCGGTGAGTGAAATGTTCCAGCTAATCTAGtgtctgtgttttgtgttttaatattatcaaacacattttctaatgtaaattttatgttatatttagCTTTTAAATGTGGATCTAGCGTTTGTTGATGTAAGTTTGAGCTTGCATTTTTGTGTGAGTATAGATTTGTCTTTTTCTGTaggtcagggtttttcaaactttttttcaggcaacccacattttgtccatgatttttacagcaaattcatcaaaacaccaaattcattaaaacaaaacacaaaacaaaatatacataattaatgaaattggtggcaatctggtcctactgtggtttACGAGGAGTAAGCtttgacaggggaaactgtgtACAAGTTACAATTCGTTTATTtatctgttattatttttgcgTGCGACCAATTTGTTTTGGCTTGTGACCCACCCAAGGTAAGGTGTAGTAATAATGTCAATGTTAAAAACTCAATATTACAATTTAAAAGCATTTGATTTTAGAATAACCTCAGTTATTTGTACCATGGATACCACAGTCTGTTGGAAACATTTCCTTTGACattttggtcagggtctcaCAAGACTTGCTTTTAAAGCCCAGCTGATTAAAAGCtcatattaatttttattagaatatttatttagaatcttttttatttatcagaGTACTTAGTCACTAGCTTGGATCGCAGAATGAAATTTATTTCATGAATGGCTGCATGCAGGGTGACGTGATCTGCTCTCAGTAAGAGGGGCTCGTGGGATATGAGGGGTCTGGAATTCCCTACAGGAGGCACATGGCTTTAAGGCCTGCAACTGAGCAAAAGCAGCAGCTTCTTTTAATTTGCTCTATTTATAGCCTGACCTTTGCACCTTAATCTCACAAATCACCATCAGGGACTCTCTAATGAAAGCAAATAGCTGACTAATGAAAGTGTAAATGTGCAGTGAAAGGGGTTTTACCTGCCCTGCTGTGTGGGGACTGAGGAGAAGGTTTGGAGGTAAAGAGGGATTGAGATTTTGAATGAATTCTAAAAGGAATAAATCAGCCAAAATTAAATGTATACTTGTAACCCTTTTGTGACCCTTGTAAGACCTTTGCTTATGAAGTTTTTTACTGGAACTACACGTTCTGTTTATAAGTGTTTAATGACTGAATAACTGGAGCACATACTTCTTTGTTCATAAAAATGCACAAATAGCTCTTTTTCAAGGTTAAGGTTCAAGGTTGTCAGTTTAAGTCTGAACAGGTTTTGGAATCTTCAACCTGgaccacatttttattattactttgagGTCATAAGACACGAGTAGACTGAATTAGCCCAACCATGACTCCTAATTTAAAGATTTTAAGATAAGTTTGCAATGATTGTAATGTTTTAAAGGCTGTACTATTTTGcatcatttcattattttagtgCTGCCAAGCCAGTTTTTAAAAATTCTAACGTTTAAATGGTATGTATATACCATATTGCCTGACATATTTGCtaattaagataaataaaaagcctaaaatatattctTGATGCCCTAAAAAAGTAGATCACCATGTACATGCCACATTGTcagatatttatttttctaccATTCCTAGTGTCAtcacacaaaatacaattaaaaataattggaCATTTGTTTGTTTCACCAGTGGTCCGTGGCTCCATACGGAACATATCCCATGATTCCGTACGGCAGATCTCAGTCATAGAAGTTGAAGACAGTCAAGTGTATCGACAACGAAGTGGCGTGTTTGAAAGAGACCCAGAACTGTCGAGTCTCTGGCATGGCATCATCTACACCCACATGCAGTGTGGTGTTAAAGCAGGAGCTGGTCAGTTTCTCTTCACCGGAGTTGAGCTTTTTGGGGAGGCTTGGCTCGGCTGTGCTCCACGATTCAAAGTCTTTGAGAGGATGTATAATTCAGCAAGGAGGACACAACAAATCCTCTGTAATTTGTAAGGTTGACCAAATtattaaaatcccaagactgccatAAAATAAGTTTCCATTATAAGTGTAGGTAGCTTTTGACCTTTTCTTTAGGTTATAAAATTGGACATTCAAAGCAGACCAAAGGTAATGCATAATTTCATTACTTTTTATGAGCTTTCTTATTCAAGTTTTAACAAGTAAAAGctttgttagtgtgtttatgtaGCTCAGTTTGatattttgatttaatttcAATACAGAAAACCATTTTCTGACCGATTGTAAAGcgtaatttaaaaaaaggatGCCAGATGGGATTGGTATATGTGCATGGATGTttatgagtttgtgtgtgtataatatctGAATATTTAGGGTTGCTAACTG is a window of Trichomycterus rosablanca isolate fTriRos1 chromosome 22, fTriRos1.hap1, whole genome shotgun sequence DNA encoding:
- the LOC134300154 gene encoding meteorin-like protein, giving the protein MSPRGNGLLHFLQSLCFLWSCKADLCSWSGSGLAGSSLSGSVQQVRLRCSAGSVTWFSPRHALRVVLQPNVWSASNTTVCIKALRGFRSATVYVERSERLDLLLQDDQSPEQVRCFRVEVHSVAIFLQANPLSLEGPSIVALRYELLQQKSSVTNIPLNTMHDACRPCSDLEILKAVCTSDFVVRGSIRNISHDSVRQISVIEVEDSQVYRQRSGVFERDPELSSLWHGIIYTHMQCGVKAGAGQFLFTGVELFGEAWLGCAPRFKVFERMYNSARRTQQILCNL